A segment of the Candidatus Eisenbacteria bacterium genome:
GGGCTCCTCCTCTCCCTCACCCTGCCACCGCTGGTCCCGCCGTGGCAGGCGTTGCTGGGCGGCGCGTTCGCGATCCTGGTCGGCAAGATGATCTTCGGCGGCCTGGGCTACAACCTGTTCAACCCGGCGCTGGTGGGGCGCGCCTTCATGACGGCGAGCTTCCCGCTGGCGATGTCTGCGGGGTGGGCCGCCCCGCGGCCCTGGTTCGACGCTCAGGTCGCCGCGGTGACCAGCGCCACGCCGCTCGCGGCGCTCAGGGAGCAGGGCGTTGCCGCCGCCGTCCACCTGGTCCCGGGCAACACCTGGGCGGGACTCGCACTTGGCTTCCGTCCCGGCTCGATCGGCGAGGTCTCCATCGTGCTGATCGCCTTCGGCGCTGCATTGCTGGTTGCGCGCGGGATCATCCGCCTCACCATCCCCTTGAGCGTGATCGCGGGCGCCGGGATCGCCACCGCCTTCAGCGGAGCAGCGCTGCTCCACATGATGAGCGGCGGGCTGTGGCTGGGCGCCTTCTTCATGGCCACCGACTACGTCACCTCCCCCACCACGCGTGGTGGTCAGATCGCATTCGGGCTCTCGATCGGGCTGCTGACCGGGATCATCCGCTTGTACGGCGGGTACCCCGAGGGAATCTGTTACGCGATCCTGCTCGCCAACGCACTGGTGCCCGCGTTCAATCTGTGGTTCCCGCCCCGGCGGGTCGTCCTTGCGGGGGCGCCGTCGTGAACGGGAACCGGAACGAGGTGATGCGGATCGCCGGGACCATGACCGTCGTGTGCGCGATCGCCGGCGCCGTGCTGGGCGCGGCGTTCGTCGCCACCCACCGCTACCGCGAGGTCGCCGAACGTCGCGCCGAACGCCACGCGATCCTCGACCTGCTGCAGCTCGACACGTCGGCCACCGTTCTCGAGATCCGGCAGTTCCTCTCGCCCAGTCGAGGCGAGGTGATCTACCGGACGGCGCCGCTGGGCGGCGCCACGCGGCGCGAGATCGTGTTTGGCCTCGACGGGCGGCTGGTCGCGGCCGGCTCGGTGGCGGCATCGGCCGGCGCTCGCAGGGAGCACGACGACCGGGACTCGCGCGATCTGGTTCCCCTCGGTCGCATGTTCGCCGCTTCCCGGCGCGATATTCCCGCCGGCTTCGTGGTCGAGGGCGAATCACGCGGTTACAAGAACCGGATCCGGTTCTTCGTGGCGCTCACGTCCGGTTTCGACGTCGCCGGCGTCCGGGTGGTGGAGCATGAGGAGGATCCCGGGCTCGGCGCCGAGATCGCCACCCCCGCCTTCCAAGGCCAGTACGTGGGACGTGCCGGCGCGAACCTCGAGGCGCTCACGGTGACGAAGGACCCGATGCCCGAGGACTGGCGCGCGGCGCTCGCCACTTTCGGCCGCACGCCCGCCGCCGCGTGGGGCGAACGCCACGCTGCGCTCGTCGCGCGCGAACGGGCAAAGCCGATCTACGCCGTGACCGGTGCGACGATCTCGAGCCGGGCGCTGACCGATGGTGTGCGCGAGACCGTCGACCACTTTCGACGGCGCTGGGAGTTGCTCGCGCCACAGTTGGAGGGCTCGTCATGAGCGCGGCACTCCATCCCGGCCCGGCGCCGCGGGCGCGGGAGCTGATCCTGAACGGCATCTTCGGCCAGAACCCGGTGTTCCGGCTGGCCCTGAGTCTGTGTCCGGCGGTGGCGGTGACGACCACGCTGATGAACGGCGTGCTGCTCGGAGTGGCGGTGCTGCTGGTGCAGGTGCTCTCGAGCCTGACCGTGACGCTCACGCGCCGATGGATCCACGCCCGGGTGCGGATCCCGATCTACACCATCATCATCGCCGTCTGGGTGAGCATCATCGACATGTTGCTGGCGGCGTTCACGCCGGCGCTCTACGCCCAGGTCGGGCTCTACGTGAAGCTGATCGTCGCCTTCGCGATCATCATCTCGCGCCTCGAGGTGTTCGCGTCGCGCCAGCCCCTGGTGCCTTCGTTCTTCGACGGGTTGGGCATGGGTCTCGGATTCCTGCTCGCGTTGGTGGTGATCGGCGCCATGCGCGAGCTGCTGGGCAGCGGGGCGATCGCGGGGGTGCAGCTCACCCCCGGCAAGCCGCTGCTGTTCTTCGCGCTGCCGGCCGGCGGGTTCTTCTCGATCGCGCTGCTCATGGCGCTCTTCAACCGCATCGAGCGCCACTTGAGCGGCGCCCGGCCGCGGCCGGCCACGGAGGGCCCCCATGGCTAGGGAGGGACGCAGCTTGTTCGCCGAGGTGGGGCATCCCATGCCGTGGGCCGCCGTGGCGCTCGCGGCCGCGGTGTTGCTCGGCATCCTCTTCGGCTTCCCGCGGCAGGCGCACGGCGGCTCGGTCATGCCGCGCATCGTCAGCGCTCGCGTCTCCTCGCCCGACCAGGTGCAGCTGCGTCTCTCGGGTCCCCTCTCCCGCACCGACGCGAGTAACTTTCGCTTCACCCATGCCCGCGCTCCGGACATCGCGCTCCCGGTGCGTGACGTGCGGCTGTTGCCGGGGAACCGCGTGGTGCTGACCATCGGGCGTTCATTGCGTTCCGCCGAGAGCTACCGGCTCGAGATTCGGGAACCGCCGCTCGCCCGCGCGGTGACGCCGTCGACCTGGACGCTCCTGTTCAGCGTCCTGCTCTCCTCGGCGCTCATCAACAACTTCGTGTTCACCCGCTACCTCGGGCTCTGCATCTTCTTCGGCATCACCCGCAAGCGCGACGCCGCGGTCGGCATGGGCATCACGTTCACGATCGTCATGGTGACGACCGGCATGGTCTCGTGGCTGCTGTACATGTTCGTGCTGCGGCCGCTCCAGCTCTCGTTCCTCCAGATCCTGGTGTTCATCGGGGTGGTCGCGTTCCTGGTCCAGATGCTCGACACGGTGCTCAAGAAGACCCATGCCGGGCTGCACAAGAAGTTCGGCATCTACCTGATGCTCATCACGACCAACTGCATCATCCTCGCGGTCCCGTTGCTCAACGCCGCCGCCGACGCCGGGCCACTCGAGTCGTTCGCGCTGGCGATGGGGTCGGGCCTCGGCTTCGCGCTTGCGCTGTTCCTGATGTCCTGCGCCCGGGAGAAGATGGAGCTGGCGCGCGTCCCCGCCAGCTTCGAAGGCCTGCCGATCGCGTTCGCCCTGGCGGGTCTCTTCGCGCTCGCCTTCATGGGCTTCTCCGGGCTGGACTTCTTCCGGTAGCGCCATGGAAACTCCCGCACTCGGCATCGCGCTCTGGGGCCTGGCGGTCTTCACGTTGCTGGGAGTGGTGTTTGGCTTCGCCCTGGCGGCGGCGGCGGTGCGCTTCCACGTGCCGAGCAACCCGCTGGTGGACCGCGTGCGCGACGTGCTGCCGGCAGCCAACTGCGGCGCGTGTGGATTCGCGGGATGCCAGGTCTACGCGGAGGCGGTGGTGCAGCGGCCGGAGGTCTCGCCGAGCCTGTGCGCGCCGGGGCGGCGTCCGGTCGCGGAGCGGGTCGCCTCTCTCACCCACAAGGAGGTGGGCACCGTGGCCGATCGGGTGGTCGTGCTGCGCTGCCACGGACTCACCGCCTACGCGCGCGACGAGGCCGAGTATGCCGGGATCGCCACCTGTGCCGCGGCGTCGCTGGTGTTCGCCGGACCCAAGGCGTGCAAGAACGGCTGCCTCGGGCTCGGCGACTGCGTGCGGGTGTGCCCGTTCGACGCGCTCCACCTGGGCGCCGCCGGCATCGTCGAGGTGGATGAGGTGAAGTGCACCGGCTGCGGGCTGTGCGTCCCGGCCTGCCCCAAGGACTTGCTCCAGCTCTACCCGCGCGCACACCGCATCGAGCTGGCGTGCGTCGCGCGCGACAAGCAATCGGTGGTGCGCGCCGCTTGCCTCGTGGGCTGCACGCTATGCCGCAAGTGCGTCGCGAAGTGTCCCGCCGGCGCCATCACCTGGGATGGCCGCACCATCCTGATCGATCACGAGAAGTGCCTCGCCTACGGACCCTCGTGCGCTGAGGTGTGCGTCGATGTCTGTCCGAGCGTCATCCTGCATCGCAGGGGACAGGTCCCCCGGCCCGAGTCGGCCGCGATCGCGGTCCCCGTGGAGGTCTGAACGATGAGCAAGATGGTCGCCACACCCGCATCCGAGCCCGCCGATCCGGTGCAAGCTCGGGCCACCGACTCTCTGGTTCTCGCCATCGTCGGCAGCGGCGGCGACGGCGTCGCCCTGCTCGGCGACATGATCCTGCGCATGGCGGCACACCGAGGACTCTACGGCGTACTGGTCCAGTCCTACGGCCCGCAGATCCGTGGCGGCGAATCGGCGGTGGTGGTCCGGATCGCCAGCGAGGAAATCCACTACGAGGGCGACGAGACCGACCTACTGTTGTGCTTCCGGCTCGCCGACCTGCGCCGCTTTCAGGGCTCGATCCGGCTCCACCCCGGCAGCATCGTGATGCTGGAGGCGTCCGACGCCTCGGACCCGCCCGAGTGGCTCGGGCGCTCGGAGCTCAAGCCCTATCGCTATCCGTTCGCAACCATCGTGGACGGCCAAGAGGTCCCGGGCGATCCCAAGAACATGCTGGGACTCGCGCTCCTGTGCCGCGCCCTCGGCTGGGGGCCCGAGCAGGCCCGGCACGCGCTCGAGAAACGGTTCGCCCACCGGCCGCAAGTGCTGGCGAGGAACCTCGCCACCTTGGATCGCGGGTGGGCGGCCGCCGGCGTGCCCACGCTTCCCACGCTCCACGGCCACGGCGTGCCGCTCACGGTCGAGACCGGCAACGAAGCGGTGGCGCGCGGGGCGATCGCGGCCGGACTCAGGTTCTTCGCGGGCTATCCGATCACGCCTTCCTCCGAGATCATGGAAACCCTGATCGACGAGCTGCCCGCGGCCGGCGGCCGGGTGGTGCAGGCCGAGGACGAGATCGCCGCCCTCGGCATGGTCATCGGCGCCAGCTTCGCCGGTTCGCCGGCGATGACCGCCACCAGCGGCCCGGGGCTCTCGCTCATGACCGAGATGCTGGGGCTTGCGAGCATGGCGGAGATCCCGGCGGTGGTCGTGGACTGTCAGCGGGTGGGGCCGGCGACCGGCATGCCCTCGCGCACCGAGCAGAGCGACCTATACCACGCGGTCTACGGCGGGCACGGCGACTTCCCACGCGCGGTGCTGGGGGTATTCGACACCGTGCACGCGCGCGACGTGATGTTCAAGGCGTTCCACCTCGCCGAGCGCTACCAGCTTCCGGTGCTGGTGCTGTCGGATGCCTACGTGGCCCAGCGGCGCCAGATCCGCGATCCCGTGTTGGATCGCGCCGAGCGGCCCCAGCGGCGGGTGTGGAAGCCGGGCGACATGGCGGCGCGGTTCGACGTGAGCGGGGCGCACGGGGTGGGCGCTTTCCGCATCCCAGGCACCGAGGGCGGCACGTACATGGCGGCCGGCATCGAACACACGCCCGACGGCAACCCGACGTCGGACACCCACGTCCATCACGCGATGAACGCCAAGCGCTTCCGCAAGCTCGACGGGATCGCGGCCGAAACCGGTGACTGGTTCCTCACTCTGGGCCGCGCCGACGCTCCGCTCGGAATCATCGCCTGGGGCAGCATGTTCGGGCTGCTCCAACAGTGGGTGAGCCAGAATCCGGAGTACCGCGTGTTCCTCCCGGAGATCCTGCACCCGTTCCCTCTCGCGGGGCTCGCGGCCTGGCGGCGGGGCCTCGCGAAGACCTGGACGCTGGAGCTGAGCTTCCAGCGCCAGTTCCACCGCTACCTGGCGAGCCTCACGGATCTCGCCGGAGTGGTCCCGATTGCACGCAGCGGCGGGCTGCCGCTCTCAACCGCGGAGCTCTCCCACATGCTCACGGAGGCGTCGTCATGAAAGCCAAAGACTACCGCACCACCCTGGAGCCCGTGTGGTGCACGGGCTGCGGCGACTTCGGCATGCTCAAGGCCCTCACCCAGGCCCTGAGCGATCTCGAGGTGCCGGTCGAGAAGCTCGCGGTGGTCTCGGGCATCGGCTGCTCGAGCCGGCTGCCCGGCTACATTCGCTCCTACGCGTTCAACTCGGTCCATGGCCGGGCGCTCCCGATCGCCACCGGCGTCAAGCTCGCACGCCCCGAGATGACGACGGTGGTGGTAGGCGGCGACGGCGACGGCTTCAGCATCGGGCTCGGCCACATCCCGCATTGCGTCCGGCGCGATGTGGACCTCACCTACGCAGTGCTCGACAACGGCATCTACGGGCTCACCAAGGGTCAGGCGTCCCCGACCACCGATCCGGATCTCAAGCGCGAGCTGGGGCTCGCCGGCGCCACCGAGCGACCGCTCAATCCGGTGCTCATGCTGCTCGGCTCAGGCTGCGGATTCGTCGCCCGCACCCACGCCGGAAACCTCCCGCACCTGCGCGCGATGCTGCGCGCGGCGATCGAGTATCCGGGGTTTGCGTTCGTGCACGTGCTGGCGGCCTGCATCACCTACCAGCCCAACTCGTACGCCGAGTCGCTGTGGAAGCGCTGCTCGATGGTCCCCGACGACCATGATCCCACGAGCTTCGGGAAGGCGATCGAGCTGGCGCGTGCCGAACGCTTCATGCTCGGGGTACTCTACCGGCGCCCGCCCGAGGAGAAGCCCGCGACCGCGGGTCCCGAAGGCGAGCACAGCGCGGGGATCTGGCCACCCGTCGCGGCGGCCTCGGAGTCCGTGTTCCCGGTCTGATCAGGGAGCCTGAGAGGCATGACATGAGATCGGCGCGGTGGTGGCGGCCGGTGGACGTGCCGGCCAGCGCGGCATGGCTCACGCTGGCCGCAGTCGTGTTCGGCATGGAGGCGGTGCCCGCGCGCGGCGCCCCGGTTGCCAACGACGACTGCATGGTCTGCCACTCGCAGCCGGACCTGGAGCGCAGCACGCCGCGGCGCGGCGGCTCGCTCTTCGTCGACCCGAAGGTCCTCGCGTCCTCGCCCCACGCGGGCCTCTCCTGCGCCTCCTGCCACGCCGGGATCGGAGAGATCCCGCACGCCTCGCGGCTGCCGAAGGTGCAGTGCGTCTCCTGTCACGCGGACGAGGCGCACGCCGTGGCCGCGAGTGCGCATCGGGCCACGGCGCGCCAGGGCGGCGCGCGGCCGAAGCACCCAGCCGGAGCATCGTGCACCGGCTGCCATGGGACGCACGCGATCAAGCCGGCCGCGCGCATGGGACCCGAGGCGTGCGTCGCGTGTCACGCGACGGTGGTGACGGCCTACCAGGGGAGTGTCCACGGTGTGGCGCTCGCGAAGGGCGACCCCGAGGCCTCCCGGTGCCGCGACTGCCACGGCCCGACGCACGCGGCGCTCTCGCATCTCGATCCCGCGTCCGCGGTGAGCCGCGCGAGGCTGGCCGAGACCTGCGCCCGCTGCCACGCGGACAAGGAACTGACAACCCGCCGCAAGATCACGATACCGGCCGCCTATACCCTATATAAGGAGAGCGTCCACGGGCAGTCGAAGGACCCGAGGGCCGCCACCTGCAACGACTGCCACGAAAGCCACGACCTCAGGCGCGCCACCGACCCGACCTCCTCGATTCACAAGGCAAACATCCCGGCGACGTGCGGCCGCTGTCATGCTCAGGAATCCGCCGACTACCGCGAGAGCGTGCACGGCACTGCCCTGGCGCGAGGCGTGTCGCGATCGCCGGCCTGCACCGACTGCCACGGCGAGCACAGGATCCGGGGACCCCGCGAGCCCGGCTCACCGGTGGCGGTTGCCGGAGTGACCGCCACGTGCTCCCATTGCCACGAAGCCACGGGGATCCGCGAGACCTACGGGCTCCCGGCAGGCAGACTCAGCACTTACCAGGACAGCTACCACGGGCTGGCCGCGCGTGGCGGCTCGCCAGCGGTCGCCAACTGCGCCTCGTGCCACGGCTATCACCGCATCCTGCCCTCGAGCGACCCTCGCTCGGCGGTCGCTCCCGCCAACCTCCCCGCGACCTGTGGCAAGTGCCATCCCGGTGCGGGCGAGCGGTTCGCGGCGGGCGCGGTGCACGAACCGATGGCGAGCCCCAGCCGGCCGCTGCTCCACTGGGTGCGGATCGCCTACCTCGCGCTGATCGCGCTCACGATCGGCGGCATGGCCCTCCACAACGGGCTCGACTTCGCGGCCAAGCTGCGCCGGCGCCTGCGCGAGCACCTGGGCGTTGTCGCCCGGCACGCCGAGGCGATTCAACGCTGGCACGTACGCCTGACGCTCTCCGAGCGAATCCAGCACGTGGCGCTCGCGGTGAGCTTCTTCACGCTCGTCTATACCGGGTTCGCGCTCAAGTTCCCGGAGAGCTGGCCGTTTGCCTGGCTCGCGCGCCTCGAGGGCGGCCATGCGTGGCGCAGCAGCATCCATCGCGCGGCGGCGCTGGTGATGGTCGCAGTCGCGCTGTTCCACGTGGCCTACTTGTTCGGCCGCCGTGGGCGCGCGATGCTCGCCGCCATGGCGCCACGCCCGCAGGATGCCCGGGACGCGGTCGCCAACCTGCTCCACCTGGCTGGCCTGCGCGCCACGCCGCCCAAGTTCGAGCACTTCGGCTAC
Coding sequences within it:
- a CDS encoding RnfABCDGE type electron transport complex subunit D; the encoded protein is MNLPPENAPPVGGEQAAARPRTLVLAPGPHLHTTESTASIMWWVNGSLAPLAVWGAFVFGWNAVAVMAASIAGSVAAEWGALRLLRRRATVADGSAVCTGLLLSLTLPPLVPPWQALLGGAFAILVGKMIFGGLGYNLFNPALVGRAFMTASFPLAMSAGWAAPRPWFDAQVAAVTSATPLAALREQGVAAAVHLVPGNTWAGLALGFRPGSIGEVSIVLIAFGAALLVARGIIRLTIPLSVIAGAGIATAFSGAALLHMMSGGLWLGAFFMATDYVTSPTTRGGQIAFGLSIGLLTGIIRLYGGYPEGICYAILLANALVPAFNLWFPPRRVVLAGAPS
- a CDS encoding FMN-binding protein, whose amino-acid sequence is MCAIAGAVLGAAFVATHRYREVAERRAERHAILDLLQLDTSATVLEIRQFLSPSRGEVIYRTAPLGGATRREIVFGLDGRLVAAGSVAASAGARREHDDRDSRDLVPLGRMFAASRRDIPAGFVVEGESRGYKNRIRFFVALTSGFDVAGVRVVEHEEDPGLGAEIATPAFQGQYVGRAGANLEALTVTKDPMPEDWRAALATFGRTPAAAWGERHAALVARERAKPIYAVTGATISSRALTDGVRETVDHFRRRWELLAPQLEGSS
- the rsxE gene encoding electron transport complex subunit RsxE: MSAALHPGPAPRARELILNGIFGQNPVFRLALSLCPAVAVTTTLMNGVLLGVAVLLVQVLSSLTVTLTRRWIHARVRIPIYTIIIAVWVSIIDMLLAAFTPALYAQVGLYVKLIVAFAIIISRLEVFASRQPLVPSFFDGLGMGLGFLLALVVIGAMRELLGSGAIAGVQLTPGKPLLFFALPAGGFFSIALLMALFNRIERHLSGARPRPATEGPHG
- a CDS encoding Rnf-Nqr domain containing protein; the protein is MAREGRSLFAEVGHPMPWAAVALAAAVLLGILFGFPRQAHGGSVMPRIVSARVSSPDQVQLRLSGPLSRTDASNFRFTHARAPDIALPVRDVRLLPGNRVVLTIGRSLRSAESYRLEIREPPLARAVTPSTWTLLFSVLLSSALINNFVFTRYLGLCIFFGITRKRDAAVGMGITFTIVMVTTGMVSWLLYMFVLRPLQLSFLQILVFIGVVAFLVQMLDTVLKKTHAGLHKKFGIYLMLITTNCIILAVPLLNAAADAGPLESFALAMGSGLGFALALFLMSCAREKMELARVPASFEGLPIAFALAGLFALAFMGFSGLDFFR
- a CDS encoding Fe-S cluster domain-containing protein, which produces METPALGIALWGLAVFTLLGVVFGFALAAAAVRFHVPSNPLVDRVRDVLPAANCGACGFAGCQVYAEAVVQRPEVSPSLCAPGRRPVAERVASLTHKEVGTVADRVVVLRCHGLTAYARDEAEYAGIATCAAASLVFAGPKACKNGCLGLGDCVRVCPFDALHLGAAGIVEVDEVKCTGCGLCVPACPKDLLQLYPRAHRIELACVARDKQSVVRAACLVGCTLCRKCVAKCPAGAITWDGRTILIDHEKCLAYGPSCAEVCVDVCPSVILHRRGQVPRPESAAIAVPVEV
- a CDS encoding 2-oxoacid:acceptor oxidoreductase family protein; amino-acid sequence: MSKMVATPASEPADPVQARATDSLVLAIVGSGGDGVALLGDMILRMAAHRGLYGVLVQSYGPQIRGGESAVVVRIASEEIHYEGDETDLLLCFRLADLRRFQGSIRLHPGSIVMLEASDASDPPEWLGRSELKPYRYPFATIVDGQEVPGDPKNMLGLALLCRALGWGPEQARHALEKRFAHRPQVLARNLATLDRGWAAAGVPTLPTLHGHGVPLTVETGNEAVARGAIAAGLRFFAGYPITPSSEIMETLIDELPAAGGRVVQAEDEIAALGMVIGASFAGSPAMTATSGPGLSLMTEMLGLASMAEIPAVVVDCQRVGPATGMPSRTEQSDLYHAVYGGHGDFPRAVLGVFDTVHARDVMFKAFHLAERYQLPVLVLSDAYVAQRRQIRDPVLDRAERPQRRVWKPGDMAARFDVSGAHGVGAFRIPGTEGGTYMAAGIEHTPDGNPTSDTHVHHAMNAKRFRKLDGIAAETGDWFLTLGRADAPLGIIAWGSMFGLLQQWVSQNPEYRVFLPEILHPFPLAGLAAWRRGLAKTWTLELSFQRQFHRYLASLTDLAGVVPIARSGGLPLSTAELSHMLTEASS
- a CDS encoding thiamine pyrophosphate-dependent enzyme, with protein sequence MKAKDYRTTLEPVWCTGCGDFGMLKALTQALSDLEVPVEKLAVVSGIGCSSRLPGYIRSYAFNSVHGRALPIATGVKLARPEMTTVVVGGDGDGFSIGLGHIPHCVRRDVDLTYAVLDNGIYGLTKGQASPTTDPDLKRELGLAGATERPLNPVLMLLGSGCGFVARTHAGNLPHLRAMLRAAIEYPGFAFVHVLAACITYQPNSYAESLWKRCSMVPDDHDPTSFGKAIELARAERFMLGVLYRRPPEEKPATAGPEGEHSAGIWPPVAAASESVFPV
- a CDS encoding cytochrome c3 family protein, translated to MRSARWWRPVDVPASAAWLTLAAVVFGMEAVPARGAPVANDDCMVCHSQPDLERSTPRRGGSLFVDPKVLASSPHAGLSCASCHAGIGEIPHASRLPKVQCVSCHADEAHAVAASAHRATARQGGARPKHPAGASCTGCHGTHAIKPAARMGPEACVACHATVVTAYQGSVHGVALAKGDPEASRCRDCHGPTHAALSHLDPASAVSRARLAETCARCHADKELTTRRKITIPAAYTLYKESVHGQSKDPRAATCNDCHESHDLRRATDPTSSIHKANIPATCGRCHAQESADYRESVHGTALARGVSRSPACTDCHGEHRIRGPREPGSPVAVAGVTATCSHCHEATGIRETYGLPAGRLSTYQDSYHGLAARGGSPAVANCASCHGYHRILPSSDPRSAVAPANLPATCGKCHPGAGERFAAGAVHEPMASPSRPLLHWVRIAYLALIALTIGGMALHNGLDFAAKLRRRLREHLGVVARHAEAIQRWHVRLTLSERIQHVALAVSFFTLVYTGFALKFPESWPFAWLARLEGGHAWRSSIHRAAALVMVAVALFHVAYLFGRRGRAMLAAMAPRPQDARDAVANLLHLAGLRATPPKFEHFGYIEKAEYWALVWGTAVMTVTGVVLWFENQSLQWLNKWVLDLATIVHYYEAWLAFLAIMVWHVYQTVLNPDVYPMNWTWITGRISDDMLRHEHGAEWERLQAEEAAAAERAAQDAPEGEKPTGD